From the Pontibaca methylaminivorans genome, the window CATATCCCGGCGAAGCTGGGGCCGGGATATGCATACACGTTATGGTCATGCAGAACACCTCTGACGGCGGGATATTTGGTTCAACAGCCGCCACTGTCCAGTGGTTTTCGCGTAACCGGCGGCAGGCGTGGCCATTTTACGCAGTCTGCCCGCCGGCTCAAGACCCATGGCCGACATCCGCCATCAGGCGCGCGACATCGAGCATGCGGCACGAGAAACCCCATTCGTTGTCATACCAGCCGAACACCCGCAGCAGCCCCCCGGCGGCCAGCGAGGTTTCGCGCCCGCACATGATGACCGACTCGGGCCGGGCGCGCAGATCGGTCGAGACGAGCGGCTCCGTCGTCCAGCCGAACACCGGGCTTTGCCGGGCTGCCTCGCGCAGCAGGTCGTTCGTCGCCTCGACACTGGCCGGCTCGCGCGTCCGGATGATGAGGTCCACCGCCGAAACGCTCGCGGTCGGCACCCGCACCGCATGGGCCGCGATACGCCCTTTCAGCGCGGGCAGGATCCGCCCCAGGAGCTTGTCGGCGCTGGTGGTGGTCGGCACCATGGACAGGGCCGCCGCGCGGCTGCGTTCGAGCGGCCCGCGCGGCTTGTCCACCGTCGGCTGGCTGCCGGTGTAGCAATGCACCGTGGTGATGTGACCGCTTTCGATCCCGAAGGCGTCGTCCAGCAGCCGCGCCAGCGGCGCCAGCGCATTGGTGGTGCAGGAGGCGTTCGAAACGATGCGCTGCCCGGCGAGTTCGCCCTCATTCGCCCCGAGCACGATGGTCCGGTCCGCCTCGGAGGACGGCCCCGAAACCAGCACCGACTGCGCCCCGGCAATCAGCCCCCGCTCGGCCACGGCACGCTTTCCGGCCATGCCGGTGCATTCGAGCACGACATCGACGCCGCCGAGGTCGAGCGCGGACAGATCCTCGACACCGTGGAAGGGAATCGCGCGGCCATCGACC encodes:
- a CDS encoding type I glyceraldehyde-3-phosphate dehydrogenase; translation: MTQAIRPRVAINGFGRIGRTILRLLLKRDDFELVLINEIETLETCAYLFHYDSIYGPWPGTVETREGALVVDGRAIPFHGVEDLSALDLGGVDVVLECTGMAGKRAVAERGLIAGAQSVLVSGPSSEADRTIVLGANEGELAGQRIVSNASCTTNALAPLARLLDDAFGIESGHITTVHCYTGSQPTVDKPRGPLERSRAAALSMVPTTTSADKLLGRILPALKGRIAAHAVRVPTASVSAVDLIIRTREPASVEATNDLLREAARQSPVFGWTTEPLVSTDLRARPESVIMCGRETSLAAGGLLRVFGWYDNEWGFSCRMLDVARLMADVGHGS